A window of Stutzerimonas stutzeri genomic DNA:
ATCGCCAGTGGCCGGATCGACGGCATTGCCAAGCGCCTTATCTGGCAAATAATCTTGACGGAAATTTGCGGCGTTCCAGTGAAGCGTCGCCAGCCCCACAACAAAACAACAGGGCTTCGTCATGCGTATCAAGATTCTCTGCCAGAACCGCGTCGGCATCCTGCGCGACATGCTCAACCTGCTGGTCGACTACGGCATCAACGTCGCCCGTGGAGAGGTGGGGGGCGAGCAGGGCAACGCCATTTACCTGCACTGTCCCAACCTGATGAACCTGCAGCTGCAGGCCCTGCGGCCAAAGATCGAGGCACTGCCCGGCGTGTTCGAGCTGCGCAAGGTCAGCCTGATGCCCAGCGAGCGGCATTCCCTGGAACTCAATGCGTTGCTCGGCGCGCTGGAGTTTCCGGTGCTGTCGATCGACATGAGCGGCGCCATCGTCGCCGCCAATCGTGCTGCCGCGCAGCTGCTCGGCGTGCGCGTCGACGAAGTGCCGGGGATGAGCCTGTCGCGCTACGCCGAGGATTTCGATCTGCCCGAGCTGGTGCGCGCCAACAAAGCGCGGATCAACGGCCTGCGGGTGAAGATCAAGGGCGACGTGTTCCTCGCCGACATTGCGCCGCTGCAATCCGAACACGACGACAGTGAGGCATTGGCCGGCGCGGTACTGACCCTACATCGCGCCGACCGGGTCGGTGAACGCATCTACCAGGTGCGCAAGCAGGAGCTGCGTGGCTTCGACAGCATCTTCCAGAGTTCGAAAGTCATGGCGGCGGTGGTGCGCGAGGCGCGGCGCATGGCGCCGCTGGATGCGCCGCTGTTGATCGAGGGCGAAACCGGCACCGGCAAGGAGCTGCTGGCACGCGCCTGTCACCTGTCCAGCCCGCGCGGCCAGTCACCGTTTATGGCGCTCAACTGCGCCGGCTTGCCGGAGTCCATGGCCGAAACCGAGCTATTCGGCTACGGCCCTGGTGCCTTCGAGGGCGCGCGCCCGGAAGGCAAGCTCGGCCTGCTGGAGCTGACCGCTGGCGGTACGCTGTTTCTCGATGGCGTCGGCGAGATGAGTCCACGACTACAAGCCAAGCTGCTGCGCTTTCTGCAGGACGGCGGCTTCCGTCGGGTCGGCAGCGATGAGGAGGTCTATCTCGATGTGCGGGTGATCTGCGCGACCCAGCTCGACCTGTCCGAACTCTGCGCCACCGGCCAGTTTCGCCAGGATCTCTATCACCGCCTCAATGTGCTGTCGCTGCACATTCCGCCGCTGCGCGACTGCCTGGACGGCCTGCAGCTGCTGGCGCTGCACTTCATCGATCAGGCCAGCCGGCAGATCGGCTGTCCGCTGCCGACGCTCTCGCCGCAGGCGCTGGAGCGGCTGGCCGGCTATCACTGGCCGGGCAACGTGCGGCAGCTGGAGAACACCCTGTTCCAGGCGGTTTCGCTCTGCGAGGGCGGCACCATCAAGCCTGAGCATATTCGCCTGCCGGGCTACGGCGCAGCGCAACCGCTGGGCGATTTCTCAGTTGAGGGCGATCTGGCGAGCATCGTCGGGCGCTTCGAGAAGGCCGTGCTGGAAGGGCTGTACAAGCAGTTTCCGAGCAGCCGCCAACTGGGCAAGCGGCTCGGTGTGTCGCATACCACCATCGCCAACAAGCTGCGCGAGCATGGGGTGGGCAAGGCAGATGCGTGAGGCCTGTGGCTGTCAGTATTCGGTCGGCCCTGCTGAAGCGCCTGCATGGCAACGCAGAGCAGAGGCGGTGAGAGGCGCGACCCCGCGGTGAATGCAGGCCACAGACCTGCTCTGGAGGCCAGCTACTTCTATTTCTGATCGCTCCCATGCTCTGCGTGGGGGGCGTGGTTGGCGATGCTCCGCGTCGCTGGGCGCGGGAGCGCCCTGATTGGGTTCCCACGCCGGAGCGTGGGAACCATCAGAACGATCAGAACGATCAGAACGATCAGAACCGTCAGAATCATCAGACGGGGCTGCATTAGCGCTATGTGGCGATGCTCATCGCCATTGTGGCCGCGTCCTGTGCGGTCTCAGCGCACGGCTTGGGTCACGGCATCGATCAACGCTTGCAGATCGATGGGTTTGCGCAGGTGCAGGGTGAAGCCTGCGGCCTTGGCTTTTTCGACGTCGCGCAGGGTGCCGTAACCGGTCAGTGCGATGCTCGGCGTATGCGAGTTGGCGCCCTGGCGGCGGATGATGGACATCATCTTGTGGCCGTCGATTTCCGGCATGCCGACATCCGAAACGATCACATCGAAGCGGGTCTGCTCAGCCAGCTCGATGCCCTGTGCGCCGCCGTCGGCGGTGGTGACGTCCCCGCCTTCGCTTTCCAGCAGCTCGCGCATGGTGTCGAGGATGTCTGGCGAGTCATCCACCAGCAGGATCTTGATACCGGTAAGCCCGCCGGTCTGATCGGTGTTGGCCAGCTCGTTGAGTTCGAACTCGGTCTGCAAGTGCACCGGAAGCCAGACGCTGAAGCGCGCGCCACGGCCAATGCCCTCTGAGAAGCCTTCGATGCGGCCGTTATGCGCCTCGACCAACTGCTTGACCAGCGCTAGGCCTATACCCAGCCCGTGCTTGGCGCGCTGGGTATGCTGCATTTCCGCCTGGCCGAACATATCGAACACTTTGGGCAGGAAATCTGCGGAAATTCCCTCGCCGGTATCGATGATGTCCAGGCGTGCCTGGTCGCCGTCGCGTTCGAGCTGCATGCAGATGCGCTCACCGCCCTTGGTGAATTTCCAGGCGTTGTTCAACAGATTCCAGATGATCTGATCCAGGCGCGTCGGGTCGGCTTGAATGTAAAGCGGAGCGTCCGGCTTGAAGGTCTCGAAGATCACGTTCTCGGCTTGGGCGAGGGGGGCGAACACTGCTTCGATGCCGCGCAATACTTCCTGGTAGCGCAACGTGGCGAAGTGCAACTTGAGTTTGCCGGTACGGATGCGCGAGACATCCATCAGGTCGTCGATGATCCGTGACTGGCTGCGCACGGCGTTCTGGATCGCCTGGGTCGCCTTTTGCAAACTCTGCGAGTTTTTCGCCGCCGGTGAGCGCGAAAGCAGATCGGTGTTGAGCTGAATGAGGTTCAGCGGGTGCTTGAGCTCGTGAGACAGCACGGCGAAAAACTGGTCTTTCTGTTGATTCGCTGCCTGGATCGTCTCCAGCTCATGCTGCCTTTCGGAGTTGTTCTGGCGTTCTTCGGTCAAGTCGCGAGCAATCTTGGCGAAGCCGATTATCTTGCCATCACCGTCCACCAACGGGTTTACCAGGCCACTGAAGTAACGCTGCACGCCATCACGGCGGACATGCCAGCGTTCGTCTGACGCCTGCCCCAGCTCAAGCGCGCGTTTGCGCTCGGCCTCCGGCACCCTGGCTGCACGGTCTTGCGTGGTGTAGAGCATGTCGATGCATTGACCGAGGGCTTGCTGCTCGGTGTAGCCGAACAGCGTCTGTGCGCCGCGGCTCCAGGTGGTGATGCAACCGCTGCAGTCCAGGGTAATGATGGCGTAACCCTTGGTGCTCTGCGCCAAGAGACGCATATGTGCTTCGCCCTCCTCGAGCCGCTCTTCCGCACGGCGTCGGCCGGTAATGTCGATAAAGGTCAACACGGCGCCCTGGATACGATCATCCAGCGTTCGATAGGGTAGAAAGCGCGCCAGGTACCAGTGACTGCCGTCCCGTTCCATAACCTCCCGCTCGACCAGATGAAGCTCTTCGAAAGCCTTCGCCGCATCCGTGTGCAGTTGTGGATAGTCGAGGCGGTGGGTGATATCCAGCAGTGAGCGCCCGGCGTCGTTGCCGATCACATTGAAGATATCGCGCGTGCGCGGGGTGAACCATTTGATACGCAGCTTGCGGTCGACGAACAGCGTGGCGATGTCGGTCGAGGAGATCAGGTTCTGCAAGTCATCGTTGATCTTGCTGGTTTCGTCGACCTTCGTTTTGAGCTCGAAGTTGACCGTGGTCAGCTCCTCGTTGATCGACTGCAGCTCTTCCTTGCTGGTTTCCAGTTCCTCGGTGGCCGAGCGCAGCTCCTCGTTTATCGCCTGCAGTTCTTCGTTGGACGCTCGCAGCTCCTCGGTTGAGGTTTCCGAGTGTTCCATGGTGATCTGCAGCTGCTCCTTGGTCTGCTGCAGTTCGGCTTCCAGCTGGGTCAGTACGCTGTCCTTGGTTTCCGGATGCTCCAGCGTAGTGGGGTCCATGCAGGCTTCCACTTCATCGAAGATCACCAGCATGTAATCGCTGCCGGCCTCGTTGTCGCGGAACGGACGAACCACCATGTTGACGTAGTAACTGCGCCCGTCGCGCTCCAGGCGCACCCGCCGTGCCTCCACGCTCTTCCCGGTATGCGTCGCCTGATACAGCGCGGTGCGCAGTTCGAGGCGCAGCTGCGGATGCACGAGCGTCGTCAGGTTCAGCGAGGGCTCGCCGCCGACATAGCGCAAAAAATTGCCCGCACGATCGGACATATGCACGATTTCGGCATCGTGATTGACGATGACGCTGGGCGGTGCGTACTGCTCGAGCGCGCGCTGATGCACATCCGCGAAAGAGAATTTCCGGTTGCGCATGGGCGGTTCACTGAACGGTGGGCGGCTAGGCGCGGTGAGGGTGAAACCGTGATACGGCCCCGACGGCGCACGGCGCAGGGAAGAGCCCACTTCCTTGGCGCGGTAGATGCGGTTCTTCTTGTCCACCGGTGTGAACAACTGGCTACAGGCATCGGCGGTTTCCGAGCTGCCAAGGAACAGGTAGCCGCCGGGGTTGAGGGCGAAATGGAACATGCGCAGCACTTCGACCTGGATGTCCCGGTCCAGGTAGATCATCAGGTTGCGGCAGGAGATCAGGTCGATTCGCGAGAACGGTGGGTCACGCAGGATGTTGTGGCGGGCAAACAGGATGCGTTCGCGCAGCTCCTTCTGCATGCGGTAATGGCTCTGCTCCTTGACGAAGTACTGCCGCAGCCGTGTCGGCGGCACGTCGGTGACGATGGCTTCCGGGTAGATGCCGGCGCGTGCGGTTTCCAACGCGCGGTCGTCGATATCGGTAGCGAACACCTGTGACTGGATATCGCCCTGGGCGCCGCAAATTTCCGCCTGATCGGCCAGCAGGATGGCCAAGGAATAGGCCTCTTCGCCGGTCGAGCATGCCGCCGTCCACACGCGCAGCGATTTGTCGTCGGTATCCAGCTTCTGCTCGAACAGCGCGGGAATGATGTCGCGCTCCAGCGCCTCGAATGCTTCGCGATCACGGAAGAAATTGGTTACGCCGATCAGCATGTCGGCCAGCAGCGCCGGGGTTTCTTCCGGATGGCTTTGCAGAAACCGCGCATAGCTGGGCATGTCACGCAGCGCGTTGACTTGCATTCGCCGTTCGATACGGCGCAGCACCGTGGCCTGCTTGTAGTGCCGGAAATCGTGGCCAGTGCGCGTGCGCAGCGCCGCGAGAATCTCACGCAACGCCAATTCGTTGGGCTTGGATTGGGCATGGGCCTGGGCTTGTTCAAGTTCGCTCTGCTCGGCGCCGGCTTGCTCGGTATCGCCCGGCGAAGCAATAGGATCCTGCCGTTTCAACAGCAATTCCTGATTACGGCGTAGCTCAACCAGGCGCTGGGGCATCTCTGCGACCGGTAGCACGATATCGACCATGCCGGTGTCGATGGCGCTGCGCGGCATCGAGTCGTATTCGGCATCTGCAGGCGTCTGGGCCAGGGTGACGCCGCCTTGCTCCTTGATGCGCGACAGCCCGACCGAACCATCGGAGCCGCTGCCAGACAGCACCACGCCGACGGCATGGGTGTGGTGAACATCGGCCAGCGTACGGAAGAACAGATCGATCGCGACCTGGGCGCCGCGCTCGCGCTCGGGCTTCACCAGCCGCAGATAGCCATCGTTCATCAGCAGGTCAAGTGCCGGCGGAATCACATAGACGTGGTTACGCTCGATCGGGACGGGCTGGGTAACCTGAAGCACCGGCATCTTGGTGACGTTCTGCAGAATCTTGTCGGCATTGCTTTCGTGCTTGGGTGATAGGTGCATGATCACCACGAACGCCATGCCGCAATCGCGTGGCATGTGCTCGAATAGCGTCATCAAAGCCTTGAGCCCACCAGCCGATGCCCCGATTCCGATCACCGGAAAGTCCAGTGTACTTCGGCACAGATTGCTGTTTTTGGGCGTGGACGGCTCTAGGCTGGTGCTCATCGATTCCTCGGTATTCTTGTTTTCCGGACTTCCGGGGCGGGCGGCATAGAAGGCAGACAGCAATACCGGGGGCGGATTCCTTCGCTCAGCTGCGTGCTGCCGAACGGATGATAAAGGTTCGCCACGTTGATTGCTGCGCACAAGCACCAGCGTCCAGCGAGGTGTCAGCACTCGATGATGTTCACTGCGAGCCCGCCGCGAGCGGTCTCCTTGTACTTGCTCTTCATGTCGGCGCCGGTCTGGCGCATGGTGCGGATGACCTTGTCCAGCGAGATGAAGTGGCTGCCGTCGCCGCGCAGCGCCATGCGTGCGGCGTTGATGGCCTTCACCGCACCCATGGCGTTGCGTTCGATGCAGGGCACCTGGACCAGCCCACCGACCGGGTCGCAGGTCAGGCCGAGGTTGTGCTCCATGCCGATCTCGGCGGCATTCTCCACCTGCTGCGGCGTGCCGCCAAGCACCTCGCACAGCGCGCCGGCGCCCATCGAGCAGGCCACGCCGACCTCGCCCTGGCAACCAACTTCAGCGCCGGAGATCGAGGCGTTCTCCTTGTAGAGGATGCCGATGGCCGCGGCGGTTAGCAGAAAGCGCACCACGCCGTCCTCGTCCGCGCCCGGTACGAAGCGCATGTAGTAATGCAGCAGCGCCGGGATGATGCCGGCGGCACCGTTGGTGGGGGCGGTGACCACGCGACCGCCGCTGGCGTTTTCCTCGTTGACCGCGAGTGCGTACAGATCGACCCAGTCGAGTACATTGAGTGCATCGCGCAGGTTGGCTTCGGGGTGCTCGCTGAGTTGGCGGTACAGTCCCGCCGCGCGCCGGCGCACCTTGAGCCCGCCGGGCATCACGCCCTCGGTACGGCAGCCGGTGTCCACGCAGTCCTGCATCACCTGCCAGATGCGCAGCAGCCCGGCGCGGGTATCGTCTTGCGGGCGCCAGGCCGTTTCGTTGGCCAGCATCAGCTGGCTGATGGCGAGGCCGTGTGTCGTGCAGTGGCCAAGCAGTTCCACGGCACTGTGGAAGGGGTAGGGCAGCGGTGTGGTGTCTTCGACGATGCGCTCGCCGCCGGTGGCCTGTTCGTCGATGACGAAACCGCCACCCACCGAATAGTACTCGCGGCTGCGCAGTTGCAATCCGGCGGCATCGAACGCGCGGAAAATCATGCCGTTGGGATGGAAGGCGAGCGGCTTGCGGATGAATTGCAGATCGCTGCCGCCATCGAAGCGTACGGTTTTCTCGCCCAGCAGGCGAAGTCCGCCGGATTCGCGCAATGTCGCCATGCGCTGGGGAATGCTCGCCGTATCGACGCTCTCGGGCCGCTCGCCTTCAAGGCCGAGCAGCACGGCCTTGTCGCTGCCGTGGCCCTTGCCCGTAGCACCAAGCGAGCCGTACAGCTCGACCCTGAGGTGGTCGGTGGCGGCGAGCAGTTCGTCATTGCGCAGGCCTTCGGCAAACTGCAGCGCTGCACGCATCGGCCCAACGGTGTGCGAACTGGACGGGCCGATGCCGATTTTGAACAGGTCGAAGACGCTGAGTGACATGAGGTGCTCCGGGAAAAAGGCTTATATAAGCCTAGACCTCCAGACGCTCACGAATGTTGATTAGACGCAGCAGGGGCTGCAGCGATCTGCCGATACGCTTTCCAGCGGGCCTATCTGGCCACCGGTACGGACCCGCCCCAGGGGTTGGCTTCCAGGCTGTTGTGCACCGCGGTAGCCGCCTGGGCCGCTTGGCCGATGGCGACGCTGATCTGCTTCAAGCCCATGGTCACGTCGCCAATGGCATACAGCCCGTGTAGCGAGGTTTGCAGGTGTTCGTCCACCTTCACGCCGCCGCACGCGTCACAGTCCAGGCCTAGCTGGATGGCCAGTTCGGAGCGAAAGCGCGCCCCCAGATTGGGGTAGATGATGTCGAAGTGGTGCCGTTCGCCGCGGCAGGTCAGCAGGTCAATGCCGGTTTCGCAAGGTTGCATGGACTCGACGCGGTCGCTGATCACGCGGATCGCATAATGCTCGGCCAGTGCGATGGCCTGGTCGCAGGCGTCCTGCTCGCCATGCACCACCACCGTGACCTGATCGGTGAAGGTGCGCAGGAACACCGCATGGTTGATGGCGTTCTCCGCTTCGCCATAGACCGCAACGTTGTCGCCGTCGACTTCATAGCCATCGCAGATCGCACAGAGCCGCACCTTGCCCTCGGCGATCGCCGTCTCGACGTCGGGCATGTCCGGCAGTGTGTCCTCGATGCCAGTGGCGAGAATGATCCGCCGCGTCACGCAGGTCTGCTCGCCATAGCGCACACTGAAGCCCTCTAGATGGGGTTCGATATGGTCCACTCGGCCGTGCTCTATCCGTGCACCATAGCCGCCGGCCTGTTCGCGCAATCGCACCAGCAGATCGTTGCCGGTGATGCCCGGCGGAAAGCCCGGATAATTACGCGAGCGCGGTATCCACGACGCCCGGCTCGACCCTGCATCCACCACCATGCAGCTGCGCCGGAAGCGCGCCAGATAGAGTGCCGCGGTCAGGCCGGCTGGCCCTCCGCCGATGATCAGGCAATCGGTCACTGCGGGGTGCAGGTTCGCTTGGTCGTTAGTCATCACAGATGGCCCTGGCGGGTGTTAGCCAATAGAAGGCGGTGCCGGAGAGAAAGTTCGGCCCAGCCGATGGATGCAATGTTCTGTTTTGAGAGCTGGTCGGACCTTAAGCCCTTGTGCCAGAGCCTCCGATGGCCAACACTGCGCCGCTCAGTGACCGTGCGGATTCAATCCGTACTGATCGGTCACTGCCATTCCAAGAAAGGCCAGTCTGCGACTCCGTTCGCCGTGCACTGGTCGCCTCGCTACAAAGTCAGCTGCGCCACACCCGGCGACGGTTGAACCACATCGAATCGCATACCACTCGAACGGAGCTCACGAGGCGCCGTGCCGAGCTTATTTCCCGTGGGGGTAGAAGTGTTCAAGTCTCTGGTTATTGCGCCTTTCGCGGCGCTGGTCGTCATCCTTTCGCCAATGGCTGCTCAGGCCGCGGAGCCCATCGTCATCAAGTTTGCCCACGTCGTGGCGGACGACACGCCCAAGGGCAAGGGCGCTCTGTTGTTTCAGAAGCTGGTGCGCGAGCGGCTGGCAGGCAAGGTAGACGTCGAGGTTTATCCGAACTCCACGCTGGTGGGGGACGCTGACGAGATGCAGGCGTTGCTCGACAACAAGGTGCAGATGCTGGCGCCCTCGCTATCCAAGTTCATCGAGTACTCGCCGAAGCTGGAAGTATTCGACCTGCCATTCCTGTTCGATGACGCCGCCGCCGTTGCGCGCTTCCAGAAGCGTGAAGCAAGCCGTGAACTGCTGCGCTCGATGGCTGGCCGCGGCATCTACGGCCTGGCGTACTGGAACAACGGTCTCAAGCAGCTTTCGGCCAATCAGCCACTGCGGAGTCCGGCCGATGCGGCGGGGCTGGCGTTCCGCATTCAGCCCTCACCGGTGCTCGAGGCGCAGTTCGCCGCGGTCGACGCCACGGCGGTGCGGTTGCCGTTCTCCGAGGTGTCCAAGGCGATGCAGAGCGGTAAGGTGCAGGGCACCGAGGGGCCGTGGTCGAACATCCGTGGCCAGAACGCTGGCCTCAAGCAGAGCTATGTCACCGAGACCAATCACGGCGTGCTCAACTACATGCTGGTGACCAACCTGGAGTTCTGGACCAGCATTCCCTTCGCCGTACGCTCGGAGCTGGACAACATCGTGCTCGAGGTCACCCAGACCGTGAACGCCGAGGCCGCCTCGATCAACGAGCGTGAGCGCGAGCAGCTACTGGCCGGTGGCAGCACCACTCTGGTCACCCTGACTCCCGAGCAGCGCCAGGCCTGGCGAGCGAAGATGCAACCGGTGTGGAAGTCGTTCGAAGCACAGATCGGTGCAGACATCATGCGCGCGGCGATGACTGTCAACCGTCGCTGATCTCTGGCCCCGGTTTGGCTGGCAGCGCTGCGTTTGCCACTTCGCTGTCAGCCACGGTCAGGTTGAAAGTCTCGTTTTGAGAGCTGGTCGGACTTTTCCGGCCTTGTGCCATGCGCGGTGATCACTAAGACTTTCGTATGGCTGCGGGCGGCCCTGGCGCCGCATTCTCTGCCAGCCACATTCCAATAAAGGTCAGCCAGTGACTGCCGCAGATCACTGATTTGGCCACCTCAGAAAAAAGGCCGGCTGCGTTGTTGCGTTAGCCAGGCCTATCAATATCGATAAACCACTCGACGGCGCTCACGAGGCGTCTTCGGGCTTTTCCCGTTGGGGGTCAGATGTACAAGTCTTGTGTCGCTGCGCTGATCGCAGCCCTGTATTGGTCGAGTGCCCC
This region includes:
- a CDS encoding sigma-54-dependent transcriptional regulator is translated as MRIKILCQNRVGILRDMLNLLVDYGINVARGEVGGEQGNAIYLHCPNLMNLQLQALRPKIEALPGVFELRKVSLMPSERHSLELNALLGALEFPVLSIDMSGAIVAANRAAAQLLGVRVDEVPGMSLSRYAEDFDLPELVRANKARINGLRVKIKGDVFLADIAPLQSEHDDSEALAGAVLTLHRADRVGERIYQVRKQELRGFDSIFQSSKVMAAVVREARRMAPLDAPLLIEGETGTGKELLARACHLSSPRGQSPFMALNCAGLPESMAETELFGYGPGAFEGARPEGKLGLLELTAGGTLFLDGVGEMSPRLQAKLLRFLQDGGFRRVGSDEEVYLDVRVICATQLDLSELCATGQFRQDLYHRLNVLSLHIPPLRDCLDGLQLLALHFIDQASRQIGCPLPTLSPQALERLAGYHWPGNVRQLENTLFQAVSLCEGGTIKPEHIRLPGYGAAQPLGDFSVEGDLASIVGRFEKAVLEGLYKQFPSSRQLGKRLGVSHTTIANKLREHGVGKADA
- a CDS encoding CheR family methyltransferase, encoding MSTSLEPSTPKNSNLCRSTLDFPVIGIGASAGGLKALMTLFEHMPRDCGMAFVVIMHLSPKHESNADKILQNVTKMPVLQVTQPVPIERNHVYVIPPALDLLMNDGYLRLVKPERERGAQVAIDLFFRTLADVHHTHAVGVVLSGSGSDGSVGLSRIKEQGGVTLAQTPADAEYDSMPRSAIDTGMVDIVLPVAEMPQRLVELRRNQELLLKRQDPIASPGDTEQAGAEQSELEQAQAHAQSKPNELALREILAALRTRTGHDFRHYKQATVLRRIERRMQVNALRDMPSYARFLQSHPEETPALLADMLIGVTNFFRDREAFEALERDIIPALFEQKLDTDDKSLRVWTAACSTGEEAYSLAILLADQAEICGAQGDIQSQVFATDIDDRALETARAGIYPEAIVTDVPPTRLRQYFVKEQSHYRMQKELRERILFARHNILRDPPFSRIDLISCRNLMIYLDRDIQVEVLRMFHFALNPGGYLFLGSSETADACSQLFTPVDKKNRIYRAKEVGSSLRRAPSGPYHGFTLTAPSRPPFSEPPMRNRKFSFADVHQRALEQYAPPSVIVNHDAEIVHMSDRAGNFLRYVGGEPSLNLTTLVHPQLRLELRTALYQATHTGKSVEARRVRLERDGRSYYVNMVVRPFRDNEAGSDYMLVIFDEVEACMDPTTLEHPETKDSVLTQLEAELQQTKEQLQITMEHSETSTEELRASNEELQAINEELRSATEELETSKEELQSINEELTTVNFELKTKVDETSKINDDLQNLISSTDIATLFVDRKLRIKWFTPRTRDIFNVIGNDAGRSLLDITHRLDYPQLHTDAAKAFEELHLVEREVMERDGSHWYLARFLPYRTLDDRIQGAVLTFIDITGRRRAEERLEEGEAHMRLLAQSTKGYAIITLDCSGCITTWSRGAQTLFGYTEQQALGQCIDMLYTTQDRAARVPEAERKRALELGQASDERWHVRRDGVQRYFSGLVNPLVDGDGKIIGFAKIARDLTEERQNNSERQHELETIQAANQQKDQFFAVLSHELKHPLNLIQLNTDLLSRSPAAKNSQSLQKATQAIQNAVRSQSRIIDDLMDVSRIRTGKLKLHFATLRYQEVLRGIEAVFAPLAQAENVIFETFKPDAPLYIQADPTRLDQIIWNLLNNAWKFTKGGERICMQLERDGDQARLDIIDTGEGISADFLPKVFDMFGQAEMQHTQRAKHGLGIGLALVKQLVEAHNGRIEGFSEGIGRGARFSVWLPVHLQTEFELNELANTDQTGGLTGIKILLVDDSPDILDTMRELLESEGGDVTTADGGAQGIELAEQTRFDVIVSDVGMPEIDGHKMMSIIRRQGANSHTPSIALTGYGTLRDVEKAKAAGFTLHLRKPIDLQALIDAVTQAVR
- a CDS encoding L-serine ammonia-lyase is translated as MSLSVFDLFKIGIGPSSSHTVGPMRAALQFAEGLRNDELLAATDHLRVELYGSLGATGKGHGSDKAVLLGLEGERPESVDTASIPQRMATLRESGGLRLLGEKTVRFDGGSDLQFIRKPLAFHPNGMIFRAFDAAGLQLRSREYYSVGGGFVIDEQATGGERIVEDTTPLPYPFHSAVELLGHCTTHGLAISQLMLANETAWRPQDDTRAGLLRIWQVMQDCVDTGCRTEGVMPGGLKVRRRAAGLYRQLSEHPEANLRDALNVLDWVDLYALAVNEENASGGRVVTAPTNGAAGIIPALLHYYMRFVPGADEDGVVRFLLTAAAIGILYKENASISGAEVGCQGEVGVACSMGAGALCEVLGGTPQQVENAAEIGMEHNLGLTCDPVGGLVQVPCIERNAMGAVKAINAARMALRGDGSHFISLDKVIRTMRQTGADMKSKYKETARGGLAVNIIEC
- a CDS encoding NAD(P)/FAD-dependent oxidoreductase, yielding MTNDQANLHPAVTDCLIIGGGPAGLTAALYLARFRRSCMVVDAGSSRASWIPRSRNYPGFPPGITGNDLLVRLREQAGGYGARIEHGRVDHIEPHLEGFSVRYGEQTCVTRRIILATGIEDTLPDMPDVETAIAEGKVRLCAICDGYEVDGDNVAVYGEAENAINHAVFLRTFTDQVTVVVHGEQDACDQAIALAEHYAIRVISDRVESMQPCETGIDLLTCRGERHHFDIIYPNLGARFRSELAIQLGLDCDACGGVKVDEHLQTSLHGLYAIGDVTMGLKQISVAIGQAAQAATAVHNSLEANPWGGSVPVAR
- a CDS encoding TRAP transporter substrate-binding protein, producing MAAQAAEPIVIKFAHVVADDTPKGKGALLFQKLVRERLAGKVDVEVYPNSTLVGDADEMQALLDNKVQMLAPSLSKFIEYSPKLEVFDLPFLFDDAAAVARFQKREASRELLRSMAGRGIYGLAYWNNGLKQLSANQPLRSPADAAGLAFRIQPSPVLEAQFAAVDATAVRLPFSEVSKAMQSGKVQGTEGPWSNIRGQNAGLKQSYVTETNHGVLNYMLVTNLEFWTSIPFAVRSELDNIVLEVTQTVNAEAASINEREREQLLAGGSTTLVTLTPEQRQAWRAKMQPVWKSFEAQIGADIMRAAMTVNRR